A genomic region of Cytophagales bacterium contains the following coding sequences:
- a CDS encoding N-6 DNA methylase: protein MLDTETKRRIDTARDILVGKVPDPKSQVEQITIALIYKFMDDMDKEAISFGGKATFFTGEYEQYGWTNIFDTKVGGHEMLTLYGEAIVKLNLNPNIPQLFRDIFKNAYLPYRDPETLKLFLKTINEFSYDHSEMLGDAFEYLLSVMGSQGDAGQFRTPRHIIDFIVEVMQPKKNETILDPACGTAGFLISSYKHILHENTKKNKGDLLTPDSRKKMIQNFVGYDISPDMVRLSLVNLYLHGFTTPSIYEYDTLTSEERWSEYYDVIIANPPFMTPKGGIKPHKKFTVQANRSEVLFVDYIAEHIHPSTGRAGIIVPEGIIFQSSNAYKALRKMLVDKNYLYAVVSLPAGIFNPYSGVKTSILLMDKTLAKKTDNILFVKIESDGFDLGAQRRAIDKNDLTACLELLQQYKQVLQDNTDFESDNKNVFLVEKEKIGADADYNLSIDRYRVNGNVQKSDFEMMKLGDLVEIKTGKKDVNQGNPNGIYPFFTCAKECTFSDEFSFDTEALLIAGNGVVGDVKYFKGKFEAYQRTYVLNNFKNISPHYLFFVLKEILPVYLNEIKQGNTMPYIKVGMLTDFKIPLPPLSIQEQFVSKLELYQKLIDGAKQVTESFKPQIEFNPSWEIVKLGDVATFKNGINYTKDSKGSKVKVLGVKDFKNNLFAPLESFDSVQIDNQLNENYELKFGDLVFVRSNGNQDLIGRCVLIPELNFKATFSGFTIRCRFNSENFLPKFYAYLFKSDTLRNKLIDSGTGANIKSLNQAALNNLEIPIPTLEEQQQIVKRIEEEQALVNSNKQLIEIFEQKIKDEINKLWQAAPKEYAMPEEKLSIAAEE from the coding sequence ATGCTTGATACAGAAACCAAAAGAAGAATTGATACAGCCCGTGATATTTTAGTGGGTAAAGTTCCCGACCCGAAAAGTCAGGTGGAGCAAATTACGATTGCTCTTATTTACAAGTTCATGGACGACATGGACAAGGAAGCAATTTCTTTTGGTGGCAAGGCAACTTTTTTCACTGGTGAATATGAGCAATACGGTTGGACAAATATTTTTGATACAAAAGTTGGCGGACACGAAATGCTTACGCTTTACGGTGAAGCAATTGTAAAACTGAATTTAAATCCGAACATACCGCAATTGTTCCGTGACATTTTTAAGAACGCTTACCTTCCCTATCGTGACCCCGAAACTTTGAAATTGTTTTTGAAAACAATCAATGAATTCAGTTACGACCACAGCGAAATGTTGGGTGATGCTTTTGAATACTTGCTTTCTGTTATGGGTTCACAAGGCGATGCAGGGCAATTCAGAACACCACGACACATCATTGATTTTATTGTTGAAGTGATGCAGCCCAAAAAGAATGAAACCATTCTTGACCCTGCATGTGGCACAGCAGGTTTTTTAATTTCTTCTTACAAACATATTCTGCATGAGAACACCAAGAAGAACAAAGGTGATTTGCTAACACCTGACAGCAGAAAAAAGATGATACAGAATTTTGTTGGTTATGACATTTCACCTGACATGGTGCGGTTGAGTTTGGTGAATTTGTATTTGCATGGTTTCACAACACCGAGCATTTACGAATATGATACTCTTACAAGTGAAGAAAGATGGAGTGAATATTATGATGTGATAATTGCGAATCCACCTTTCATGACACCCAAGGGAGGAATTAAACCACACAAAAAATTTACGGTTCAGGCAAACCGCAGTGAAGTGTTGTTTGTGGATTATATAGCAGAACACATACACCCAAGCACGGGCAGAGCAGGAATAATTGTCCCCGAAGGAATTATTTTTCAAAGTTCAAATGCTTACAAAGCATTGCGGAAAATGTTGGTTGACAAAAATTATTTGTATGCCGTAGTGAGTTTGCCAGCAGGAATTTTTAATCCATACAGCGGAGTAAAAACTTCTATTCTGCTAATGGATAAAACGCTTGCAAAAAAAACTGACAACATTCTATTTGTAAAAATTGAAAGTGATGGTTTTGATTTGGGAGCACAACGCAGAGCCATTGATAAAAATGATTTGACAGCTTGTTTAGAATTATTGCAGCAATACAAACAAGTATTACAAGACAACACCGATTTTGAAAGCGACAACAAAAATGTTTTCTTAGTAGAGAAAGAAAAAATTGGTGCTGATGCTGATTACAATTTATCAATTGACCGCTATCGTGTAAATGGAAATGTTCAGAAGAGTGATTTTGAAATGATGAAGTTAGGTGATTTGGTTGAAATAAAAACTGGCAAGAAAGATGTCAACCAAGGAAATCCAAATGGAATTTACCCATTTTTCACTTGTGCAAAAGAATGCACTTTTTCAGATGAATTTTCATTTGACACAGAAGCACTTTTAATTGCAGGTAATGGTGTCGTTGGCGATGTAAAATATTTCAAAGGAAAATTTGAAGCATATCAGCGAACTTATGTTCTAAATAATTTTAAAAATATTTCTCCTCACTATTTGTTTTTTGTTTTGAAAGAAATACTGCCTGTCTATTTAAATGAAATTAAGCAAGGCAATACAATGCCATACATTAAGGTAGGCATGCTTACCGATTTTAAAATTCCATTGCCGCCTCTCTCAATTCAAGAACAGTTTGTAAGTAAGTTAGAATTATATCAAAAGTTAATTGATGGAGCAAAGCAAGTAACAGAAAGTTTCAAACCTCAAATTGAGTTTAACCCCAGTTGGGAAATAGTGAAGTTGGGTGATGTTGCTACTTTCAAAAACGGAATCAATTACACAAAGGACAGCAAAGGTTCAAAGGTAAAAGTTTTAGGTGTGAAAGATTTTAAGAACAATTTATTTGCACCCCTTGAAAGTTTTGATTCAGTGCAAATAGACAATCAGCTAAATGAAAACTATGAATTGAAATTTGGCGATTTAGTTTTTGTGCGTTCAAATGGAAATCAAGATTTAATTGGAAGATGCGTTTTAATTCCAGAGTTAAACTTCAAAGCAACCTTTTCAGGTTTCACTATACGGTGCAGATTCAATTCTGAAAATTTTCTTCCAAAGTTTTACGCTTATCTTTTCAAATCAGACACACTAAGAAACAAACTTATTGATTCAGGAACAGGAGCAAACATTAAGAGTTTGAATCAAGCTGCTTTGAACAATTTAGAAATTCCAATTCCTACTTTAGAAGAACAACAGCAAATCGTAAAACGAATTGAAGAAGAACAAGCATTAGTAAATTCAAACAAACAACTCATTGAAATCTTTGAGCAAAAAATAAAAGATGAAATAAATAAGTTGTGGCAAGCAGCACCAAAAGAGTATGCAATGCCAGAGGAGAAACTTTCAATTGCAGCAGAGGAATAA
- a CDS encoding DEAD/DEAH box helicase: protein MAEAKARIKINKLLEEAGWRFFDKDGRPANIVLEPNTKIIQHQLDNFGDDFEKTSNGFIDYLLLDDKGFPLIVLEAKKEEINPLTAKEQARKYATAQKCRFVILSNGNQHYLWDLQRGNPNIISKFPTPETVGAYTSFKPNPQSLINESVKEDYIVTTQKPDYNKDPRWIDETQRKIYLEENKFRLLRKYQVNAVEKIQQEVKDGKDRFLFEMATGTGKTLTAAAVIKLFLRTGNARRVLFLVDRLELEDQADKAFKEYLRNDYQCCIYKENRDDWRKNEIVVSTVQSFLFKNKYKRIFASTDFDLVISDEAHRSIGGNSRAVFEYFIGYKLGLTATPKDYLKKIDPEKLNEKDPRELERRMLLDTYSTFGCADGKPTFQYSLLQGVKDGFLVNPIVADARTEITTQLLADEGYSVTTTDADGNEEKESFFQRDFEKKFFSDNTNRIFCKTFLENALRDPVTGETGKSIIFCVRQNHAAKITQILNELADKMFPNKYQSDFALQVSSLVTDAQQFTINFTNNNLNGTGNFNPLYKTSKTRVCVTVGMMTTGYDCPDLMNVALMRPIFSPTDFIQIKGRGTRKYNFLKELLNKELAKQVLQPEKKNFKLFDFFANCEYFEEKFNYDEVLKLPPKGESSEGGGGGYTVPYDYDSTKQDPLKVWKESEVGVWGMKIDRMYFDRFEATIKEDAAVQKMIEKRDMEAIEKYILQNIFEKPEDFFNLTKLQTAAKVDRKLTLREIIEKMFGFIPYFKSKDELLEDEFEKFDSRYLPDEQIFYYAKNYFKSYITDSEFREIIENKNFALLNTNPNGDVFRKLTPELRNLIPQYIKENISLNRFTA from the coding sequence ATGGCAGAGGCAAAAGCAAGAATAAAAATCAATAAACTGTTGGAAGAAGCAGGTTGGCGGTTCTTTGACAAGGACGGCAGACCTGCCAATATTGTTTTAGAGCCAAACACCAAAATAATTCAACATCAGCTTGACAATTTCGGGGACGACTTTGAAAAAACTTCAAATGGTTTCATTGACTACTTGCTTTTAGACGACAAAGGTTTTCCGTTAATAGTTTTAGAAGCCAAGAAAGAAGAAATAAACCCGCTTACTGCAAAAGAGCAAGCAAGAAAATATGCAACGGCACAAAAGTGCCGTTTCGTTATACTCTCCAACGGCAACCAACATTATTTGTGGGATTTGCAAAGAGGAAATCCAAACATCATTTCAAAATTTCCGACACCTGAAACAGTTGGTGCTTACACTTCTTTCAAACCGAATCCACAAAGTTTGATTAACGAAAGTGTAAAAGAAGATTACATCGTTACTACTCAAAAACCTGATTATAACAAAGACCCAAGATGGATTGATGAAACGCAACGCAAAATTTATTTGGAAGAAAACAAATTTCGTTTGTTGCGAAAGTATCAGGTGAATGCAGTTGAGAAAATTCAACAGGAAGTAAAAGACGGCAAAGACCGCTTTCTTTTTGAGATGGCAACAGGCACAGGGAAAACTTTAACAGCAGCAGCCGTTATCAAATTATTTTTGCGAACTGGAAACGCAAGACGAGTTTTGTTTTTAGTTGACCGTTTAGAATTGGAAGACCAGGCAGACAAAGCATTTAAAGAATATTTGCGGAATGACTACCAATGTTGCATCTACAAAGAGAACCGAGACGACTGGAGAAAAAATGAGATTGTAGTTTCAACCGTTCAATCATTTTTATTCAAGAACAAATATAAAAGGATTTTTGCATCGACAGATTTTGACTTAGTAATATCAGATGAAGCACACCGAAGCATTGGAGGAAACAGCAGAGCAGTTTTTGAATATTTCATTGGCTACAAATTAGGTTTGACAGCAACGCCAAAAGATTATCTGAAAAAGATTGACCCCGAAAAACTAAACGAGAAAGACCCAAGAGAATTAGAAAGGAGAATGTTGCTTGACACATACTCAACCTTCGGTTGTGCAGACGGCAAACCTACTTTTCAATATTCTTTGTTGCAAGGAGTGAAAGACGGTTTTTTAGTGAATCCGATTGTGGCTGATGCCAGAACGGAAATCACCACTCAACTTTTAGCAGATGAAGGTTACAGTGTAACAACAACAGATGCAGATGGTAATGAGGAAAAGGAATCGTTTTTTCAAAGGGATTTTGAAAAGAAATTTTTCAGTGATAACACCAACAGAATTTTTTGCAAAACATTTTTAGAGAATGCACTTCGTGACCCTGTTACCGGTGAAACAGGAAAGTCAATAATCTTTTGTGTCCGTCAAAACCATGCGGCAAAAATTACTCAAATACTAAATGAACTTGCTGACAAAATGTTTCCGAATAAATATCAATCGGACTTTGCTTTGCAGGTAAGTTCATTAGTTACGGATGCACAGCAGTTCACGATAAATTTTACGAACAACAATTTAAACGGAACGGGAAATTTTAATCCGCTTTATAAAACAAGTAAGACAAGGGTTTGCGTAACCGTTGGCATGATGACAACTGGTTATGATTGCCCCGACTTGATGAATGTTGCTTTGATGCGACCAATTTTTTCTCCGACAGATTTTATTCAAATCAAAGGCAGAGGAACACGGAAGTATAATTTTTTGAAAGAACTCTTAAACAAGGAACTCGCAAAACAAGTTTTGCAACCAGAGAAAAAGAATTTCAAACTGTTTGACTTCTTTGCCAATTGCGAATATTTTGAAGAAAAATTTAATTATGATGAAGTCCTCAAACTTCCACCGAAAGGAGAAAGTAGTGAAGGTGGAGGAGGCGGTTACACCGTTCCCTATGATTATGACAGCACAAAACAAGACCCTTTAAAAGTTTGGAAGGAATCAGAAGTTGGAGTGTGGGGAATGAAGATTGATAGAATGTATTTTGACCGCTTTGAAGCAACGATTAAAGAAGATGCAGCAGTGCAGAAGATGATTGAGAAAAGAGATATGGAAGCGATTGAAAAATATATTCTGCAAAACATTTTCGAGAAGCCCGAAGATTTTTTCAATCTCACTAAATTACAAACAGCAGCAAAGGTTGACAGAAAATTAACGCTTCGTGAAATCATTGAAAAGATGTTTGGCTTCATTCCCTACTTCAAAAGCAAAGACGAATTACTGGAAGATGAGTTTGAAAAATTTGACAGCAGGTATTTACCGGACGAACAGATTTTTTACTACGCAAAAAATTATTTCAAGAGTTACATCACCGACAGCGAATTCCGTGAGATAATTGAAAATAAAAATTTCGCTTTGCTCAACACCAATCCAAACGGAGATGTGTTTCGTAAGCTCACACCCGAATTGCGTAATCTTATTCCACAATACATAAAAGAAAACATTTCACTAAACCGCTTTACAGCTTAA